In Helicobacter mastomyrinus, the sequence GCACCACCCCACCACTAGCAAAGTCCAAAGAGCCAATGGCGACAAGCCAGCCACCACCCCACACCCAATGGGCTAATACATCATATACAAGTGTGCTCCAGCAGAGGATAAAAATCAAAAGCACTCCAAAGCGCATACGTTCAACCACCGAGCCGGTGATGATAGCCGCACCAATCACGGCAAAGAGCATTTGAAAAAATGCAAAGAGGTTTTCGGGTATGCTGCCGTGTATAGAATCTATGTTGGATAAAAAGAGATGATTGAGACTACCGATGAATAGCCCTATATCATTGCCAAATGCGAGTGTATAGCCGATAATAACCCATTGCAGGGCGATAATGGCATAGAGCATAATGCTATTTAAGGTCGTACTAAGGACATTGTGGCGATTTACCATACCTGCATAGAATAGCCCTAGAGCAGGAGTCATCAGCAAAACAAGGGCTGAAGAAGCCATAACAAAGAGCATATCAAGCGCTACAATATCATTTGTGCCCTCTGTATGTGTGCCAAATACGGTATTTGTGAATAATAAAAATATAAGAATTGCTTTCATAGTATCTCCTTTAAGTCAAAATAGTGCTGTTGCTTTATGCTCGATGTCAAATAGCGTCTTCTCCGGTTTGCCCCGTGCGAATGCGAATGACATTTGCAAGGGGGATAATGAGAATCTTGCCATCACCTGCGCTGCCTGTGTTGAGCGTTTGCTTAGCGGTAGTGATAATCTCCTCTATGCTGCTTTCTTTAGCGATGATTTCTATGCGAATCTTGGGGAGCAAATCAAAGGTTTGCTCACTCCCGCGATAGATCTCTGTCTTGCCTTTTTGCGTCCCTGCACCCATCACATTGCTTACCGTCATACCCTTAATGCCCTTTTGGACTAGGGCGTCTTTAAGCACATTGAGCTTTTCTGCGCGTGTGATGATTTCAACTTTGAATATATTTTCCATAAATGCCTCCTTTGGTGGATTGTGGATAGATATTGTGATATTGCGAGTGAATTGTATAGCATATAAACTTATATAAATATTAGTTAAGTTTAGATTTATATATAAATTTTTTTAATTAAGTTTTATTTAAGTAATTAGAGAGTGGGAAAAGATGGGGTTAAAAAAGAGAGGAAAGCATTAAAACAAGGGCAAAATGTAAAGTTTAATGTGTCGTGCAGGCGGAATGAAGATGAAAAGAAAGATTCACTAGCTATATTCATAAGCTAAGTGATGGAAAGGGCTTTAAGGAAGAAATGCTTGTATATTTCCTACTTTTACGCCTAGTATGTGTTTCATTTCGCTACTGCTAACAAGCTTAATGAGCATATCACCCCTACCGGTGAGTTTCTCTGCCCCTG encodes:
- a CDS encoding P-II family nitrogen regulator, with amino-acid sequence MENIFKVEIITRAEKLNVLKDALVQKGIKGMTVSNVMGAGTQKGKTEIYRGSEQTFDLLPKIRIEIIAKESSIEEIITTAKQTLNTGSAGDGKILIIPLANVIRIRTGQTGEDAI